A region of Phalacrocorax carbo chromosome 9, bPhaCar2.1, whole genome shotgun sequence DNA encodes the following proteins:
- the SPATA7 gene encoding spermatogenesis-associated protein 7 isoform X3: MSVGKTASRSSSRGSGRLLPSPFGKSFLEAEEKDGLFPCARQARYLSRALSPYGEHGLVCSSPIKYARRDCRNTFNASNSNSSVSTSSTPRKCSGLPCSCSTDSFVSVSHSQRRQGSNSKIRSGDLLDRHSEFFTDSRKPFTPRTLISDAKSFLSEYRYYTPGRRKRKNHCKQHVEAQTQTDEISFPSADKASERTVITEQQKIPLKAEDRRYTVDEPQRGIAACPYSFLRETSLYSQQPSARRTIESEEEELLYLAFIEDVTNEILSLGLFSNRVLEQLFECHIQENKNRLDENKMRHFLDVLKADLGCSPGSSAEQIHAGWEALDSLDLQEFDTMEELEFTSKSQRQTKATKSEEFFGTMDLLKERKKCESPICRESSMETQSKDDFSEDVAKMMDAGTEFDSCVKSEDQDTSPSREATLNLITCDSDLEANKELDDLEESFAEALQISHDYS; this comes from the exons ATGAGCGTGGGTAAAACTGCCTCCCGATCCAGCTCAAGAGGGAGTGGAAGGCTGCTGCCATCCCCTTTTGGAAAG aGTTTCttggaagcagaagagaaagatgGTCTCTTCCCCTGTGCTCGGCAGGCACGGTACCTATCAAGAGCATTGTCTCCTTACGGCGAGCATGGCTTGGTGTGCTCCAGTCCAATAAAATATGCCAGAAGAGATTGTCGGAATACATTTAATGCATCTAACTCAAACTCAAGTGTCAGTACATCGAGTACACCAAGAAAATGCTCTGGACTTCCATGCAGTTGCTCCACTGATAGTTTTGTGAGCGTTAGTCATTCCCAGAGGCGTCAAGGAAGCAACTCCAAAATACGCAGTGGGGATCTTCTAGACAGGCACTCTGAATTCTTCACTGATAGCCGAAAACCTTTTACTCCACGCACCTTAATATCAGATGCTAAATCTTTCCTGTCAGAGTACAGGTATTACACTCCTGGtcgaaggaaaaggaaaaatcactgCAAGCAGCATGTGGAAGCTCAAACACAGACTGATGAGATCAG CTTTCCATCTGCTGACAAAGCGTCTGAGAGAACAGTCATTACTGAACAGCAGAAGATCCCGTTGAAG GCTGAAGATAGAAGATACACTGTGGATGAGCCTCAGAGAGGAATAGCTGCTTGTCCATACTCCTTTCTAAG AGAGACGTCATTGTATTCTCAGCAGCCTTCAGCAAGGAGGACAATCGAGTCTGA AGAAGAAGAGCTTTTATATTTAGCTTTCATTGAAGATGTAACAAATGAAATTCTTAGCCTTGGGCTATTTTCTAACAG AGTTTTGGAACAACTGTTTGAGTGTCATATACAAGAAAATAAGAACCGTTTGGATGAG AACAAAATGCGCCACTTCTTGGATGTACTGAAAGCAGACCTcggctgcagcccaggcagcagTGCGGAGCAAATCCATGCAGGCTGGGAAGCCTTGGACTCACTGGATCTGCAAGAGTTTGATACAATGGAAGAGCTCGAGTTTACCAGTAAAAGTCAGAGGCAGACAAAAGCTACAAAAAGCGAAGAATTCTTTGGGACCATGGACTTACTAAAGGAACGAAAAAAATGTGAATCACCAATATGCAGAGAAAGTTCAATGGAGACACAGAGCAAGGATGACTTTTCAGAAGATGTCGCTAAAATGATGGATGCTGGGACAGAATTTGATTCTTGCGTGAAATCTGAAGACCAAGACACTTCACCCTCACGTGAGGCAACTTTAAACTTGATTACTTGTGACAGTGATTTGGAAGCCAACAAGGAACTTGATGATCTTGAGGAAAGCTTTGCAGAGGCCCTTCAGATCTCACATGACTATTCATAA